From Mycobacterium colombiense CECT 3035:
GTCAGTGAGTTGAGGCCCGCGACGTTGTAGGTGATGGCGATCGGGCCGAAGACCACCGGCAGGTTCAGCGCCGGCGAACCGCACCGCTGTTGCGCGGCGGCGTACTCGTTGGGCGCCAGCGGCGAGTCCGAACCCCCGAAATCCGTTTGCTTACCGTTGAATTCGCTGATTCCCGCGCCGGACCCGTTGGCGGTGTAGTTCAGCGTCTGGCCGGGACAGGCCTGCTCGTACGCGTTGACGAACCTCGTCATCGCGTTGGCCTGGGCCGTCGAGCCGCTGGCCTTGAGGGCCTTCTTTCCGCCGCAGCTCACGTTGCTGCCCGACGAGGAGCCGCTCGTCGCGCTCGCGCCGGTCCCGTTGTTGTCGCTTCCGCATGCCGACAACGCCAGCGCGGCTGCGCTCACGACACCCAGCACGGCGCCAAATCGGTTGAGTTTCAATTCGCTTCCTTACGGTAGGGATGAAACAGGATCGCCGCCGGTCGGTAGCCGTTTGCGCCCGACCAGCCGTCTCGCAGCCACGAAGCTAACAGTAACAAGGTGAACGTTGAGCAAATTGTTAGGCGCTCGCCGCTGAACGCGATGGCACCGGGCGGCGACGTGCGCACCAGTAGCACCCGACGGCGCTTCGGCACGCCGCGACAGCAAAGAAAATCGGTGGGCTTCCACCGCGCCCCTGGCGCCGTCTCACATCACGAGATGGCGTTGATGGACTCCGCCAGTCGTGACTTGAATGACGGGGGCACCGGGATGTATCCGTTGCCCGCCAAGCCGCTTTGCCCATCGCCAATGGTGCTCTGCAGGAACGCCTTTACCGCCGCACCGACCTGGGGGTCGGGGTATTTCGAGCACACGATCTCGTAGGTGGCCAGCACGATGGGATAGGAACCGGGCCGGGTCGGCTTGTAGAACGAGTAGGTGTCGACGACCAGGTCGTTGCCCCGCCCGGTCAGGGTGGCGCCGGAGATCGTCTTGCCGACCGACTCCGCTCCGATCGACACCGGGTCCGGTCCCGCCGAGGTGACGATCCTGGCGATCGTCAGGTTCTGCGCCGACGCGAACGACCATTCGTTGTAGCTGATCGATCCTTCGGTCGCCTTCACGGCCGCCGCCGTGCCACCGTTGCCCTCGGCACCCTCGCCGACCCCGCCGTTGAAGGCCTTCCCGATCCCCCGGTCCCACACGCCGTCGGAGGCGGAGTCCAGGTATTTCTGGAAATTGTCGGTGGTGCCGGACTGGTCGCTGCGGAATGTGACGTGGATGGGCTCGGCGGGCAGCGCGACGCCGGGGTTCAGCGCCCGGATGGCGGGATCGTTCCAGGCGGCGATCGCGCCCTTGAAGATCTTGGCGGCGGTGGGGCCGTCCAGGATCAGCGAGTTGACGCCCGCGACGTGGTAGGTGATCGCGATCGGGCCGAACACCACCGGCAGGTTCCACGCCGGCGAACCGCACCGGGCCTGGGCGGCGAAGTATTCGATCGGGGCCAGCGGTGAGTCCGAACCCGCGAAATCGGTTTGATTGCCTGTGAATTCACCGATCCCCGCGCCCGAACCGTTGGGCGTGTAGTTCAGCGTCTGGCCGGGACAGGCCCGCTCGAACGAGCTGACGAAGCGGGTCATCGCGTTGGCCTGTGCGGTCGATCCGCTGGCCTTGAGGGCCTTCTTTCCACCGCAATCGACGTGGCCCGACGGAATCGCCCCGCTGCCCCACGCCCGGGTGTCGTTGCCCCCGCATCCCGACAACACCAGCGCACCGGCCGCCAGGACACTCAGTGCGGCACCAAATCGGTTGCGCCTCAAGTTACTTCCTCACGGTGAAGACCACACATGATCGTCGCCGTTCAGCTAACAGCACCAAGGTTAACGGCGGGCGAATGGTCACCAGGCGCACGCCGGGCGCGGACGCCACCCGCATGCCGCCACCGCGGCCCGCATCGCCACGCCCGTATGCAAAAGTAGAACCTGTTCCAGAAATGCCCGATCCGGGCGGCGCGGCTTGCTACCGTGTCGGCTGACACCGAAATGAAGAGAGGCCGCCATGATCCTTGACAGGTTCCGTCTCGACGACAAAGTCGCCGTCATCACTGGTGCAGGCCGCGGTCTCGGGGCGGCC
This genomic window contains:
- the pstS gene encoding phosphate ABC transporter substrate-binding protein PstS; translated protein: MRRNRFGAALSVLAAGALVLSGCGGNDTRAWGSGAIPSGHVDCGGKKALKASGSTAQANAMTRFVSSFERACPGQTLNYTPNGSGAGIGEFTGNQTDFAGSDSPLAPIEYFAAQARCGSPAWNLPVVFGPIAITYHVAGVNSLILDGPTAAKIFKGAIAAWNDPAIRALNPGVALPAEPIHVTFRSDQSGTTDNFQKYLDSASDGVWDRGIGKAFNGGVGEGAEGNGGTAAAVKATEGSISYNEWSFASAQNLTIARIVTSAGPDPVSIGAESVGKTISGATLTGRGNDLVVDTYSFYKPTRPGSYPIVLATYEIVCSKYPDPQVGAAVKAFLQSTIGDGQSGLAGNGYIPVPPSFKSRLAESINAIS